In Lycium ferocissimum isolate CSIRO_LF1 chromosome 11, AGI_CSIRO_Lferr_CH_V1, whole genome shotgun sequence, a single genomic region encodes these proteins:
- the LOC132037917 gene encoding uncharacterized protein LOC132037917 isoform X1: MYGQRGAMLGSGGVSHGYEIGSKRPRMMESNPYFAVSSGASSYHQPYGYGGSSSRFQPSGLPVVRLRGLPFNCTDIDIQKFFVGLDIVDIFLVNQDGRFSGEAFVVFAGHMQVDYALQRDRQNMGRRYVEVFSCKKEDYYQAIAADVKEGGYDYEYRSPPPSRRKRSVNKDGLEYTEILKLRGLPYSVRKTDIARFFGEEFNVTPDKVHIAHRSDGKATGEAYVEFTSAEEAKKAMCKDNMKIGSRYIELFPSHPDEARRAESRSRK, encoded by the exons ATGTACGGTCAAAGAGG GGCAATGTTGGGGAGCGGGGGGGTTTCGCACGGGTACGAGATCGGATCAAAGAGACCAAGAATGATGGAATCAAATCCCTACTTCGCAGTGAGCAGCGGCGCAAGCAGTTATCACCAGCCTTATGGCTATGGTGGCAGCAGCAGCAGATTTCAGCCCTCTGGATTACCTGTTGTTCGTTTGAGGGGACTTCCGTTCAACTGCACTGACATTGACATTCAGAAGTTCTTTGTTGGCCTGGATATTGTCGATATTTTCCTGGTCAACCAGGATGGACGATTCTCTGGGGAGGCTTTTGTTGTCTTTGCTGGTCACATGCAAGTTGATTATGCTCTTCAAAGGGACAGACAGAATATGGGGAGGAGATATGTGGAAGTTTTCAGCTGCAAGAAGGAAGATTATTACCAAGCTATAGCTGCTGACGTGAAGGAAGGAGGTTACGATTATGAATACCGTTCCCCCCCACCATCTCGACGAAAGAGGTCCGTGAACAAAGATGGTTTGGAGTACACTGAGATATTGAAATTGCGAGGTCTTCCATACAGTGTTAGAAAAACAGATATTGCCAGGTTTTTCGGTGAGGAATTTAATGTTACTCCTGACAAGGTACACATTGCACACCGCTCTGATGGAAAAGCTACTGGAGAGGCCTATGTGGAATTCACCTCTGCTGAAGAGGCCAAGAAAGCTATGTGCAAGGACAATATGAAGATTGGATCGAGGTATATTGAGCTATTTCCTTCGCATCCAGATGAAGCTAGACGAGCCGAGTCAAGGTCACGAAAGTGA
- the LOC132037917 gene encoding uncharacterized protein LOC132037917 isoform X2 produces MQVDYALQRDRQNMGRRYVEVFSCKKEDYYQAIAADVKEGGYDYEYRSPPPSRRKRSVNKDGLEYTEILKLRGLPYSVRKTDIARFFGEEFNVTPDKVHIAHRSDGKATGEAYVEFTSAEEAKKAMCKDNMKIGSRYIELFPSHPDEARRAESRSRK; encoded by the coding sequence ATGCAAGTTGATTATGCTCTTCAAAGGGACAGACAGAATATGGGGAGGAGATATGTGGAAGTTTTCAGCTGCAAGAAGGAAGATTATTACCAAGCTATAGCTGCTGACGTGAAGGAAGGAGGTTACGATTATGAATACCGTTCCCCCCCACCATCTCGACGAAAGAGGTCCGTGAACAAAGATGGTTTGGAGTACACTGAGATATTGAAATTGCGAGGTCTTCCATACAGTGTTAGAAAAACAGATATTGCCAGGTTTTTCGGTGAGGAATTTAATGTTACTCCTGACAAGGTACACATTGCACACCGCTCTGATGGAAAAGCTACTGGAGAGGCCTATGTGGAATTCACCTCTGCTGAAGAGGCCAAGAAAGCTATGTGCAAGGACAATATGAAGATTGGATCGAGGTATATTGAGCTATTTCCTTCGCATCCAGATGAAGCTAGACGAGCCGAGTCAAGGTCACGAAAGTGA